In the genome of Deinococcus ruber, the window GCCAATCCGGTGCAGCGCGTCCAGCTTCAGACGGGCGTGCTGACGCTGGCCCTGCTGCTGCTGTCGCTGGCGTGCACGCCGCTGCGCCTGGTCTTCGGCTGGACATGGCCTGCCCGTATCCGAAAGGCGCTGGGGCTGCTGGCCTTCGTGTATGCCGCGCTGCACTTCCTGGTGTACCTGTTCGACAAGGGCATCCTGAACAGCGATTTCGGCCTTCAGACCATCCTGACCGATATCGTCAAGCGGCCCTTCATCACGGCGGGCTTCGCGGCCCTGTTGCTGCTGGTTCCACTGGCTCTGACCAGTTTCAAAGGCAGCGTGAAACGGCTCGGCTTTGCCCGCTGGACCGCGCTGCACCGACTGGTGTACGTGGCGGCGGCGCTGGGCGTGCTGCACTACTGGTGGGGCGTGAAGAAAGATCACACCCAGCCGCTGATCTATGCCGGGGTGCTGCTCCTCCTGTTCGCGGCACGCTGGCTGTGGAAAAAGCGCAAAGTCACACCCAGAGCAAAAAAACGGCCTGTGGGCGGGCTGTAAACGAGGGCTGTAAACACAGTCCCTCAGTTGAAGATGGCTTCGAATTTCGTACCCGCGCTGTCGGGTTGCAGCGGCACCAGAAAGATGTCCATCGCCTCTGACTCCGAATCGGCGGAATACAGGCGGTAGATGCTCTGGGGCAGGAACAGGCCCGGCGCGGCGACGAACAGCAGCCGGAAGGGACGCGGCTGGTCGGGGGTGCCGCTGGCCTCTGCCAGACGCAGTTCAAGCCCGGCAGCGGGCGGCGCGGCATCGGTGGCTGTCAATCTGAAAACCTGATCCACGCGGGGGGTCCACCACGCTAACGTCGTCCAATCCGGCTGCTCTGACATGGCCTCCAGTATAGAAGCGAAATAGAGAACGGCCCCACCAGCGCTGGCGGGGCCGTTTGTCTTCAGCACACTGCGGGGCGGCTGGCTACTCTTTCGCCACGCTTCCCCCAACCGCCTGGAGCGCCAGCACCATCTTCATCACGTCGGCAATCTGCCCGGTGGCCTGTCCCGCCGCGCCGCCGCCCGCTTCCCCAGAAATCGTGATCATTCTGGCCTGGGCCAGCGCCTTTGCTATTTCCGGCACCAGTTCCGGCAGCATCTCGATCTGACGGTAGCGCAGATACGCTTCTCCGCCCGCCATGATCGCCTCGTTCACCTGCCGGATGCTCTGGGCGTTGGCCTCGGCCAGCTTGACCACCCGGATCGCCTCGGCCTCGGCAGCAGCGGTGGCCTCGATTCGCACACGCACCGCGTCGGCATCGGCCTGGGCCAGCAGTGTGGCCCGCAGCTCCGACGAGCGCTGAGTACCCAGGGCGTCCTGCTTGAGCGCCTCGGCCTGGGCGACCAGTGCGGCGTTGCTGGCCTGCGTCTGGGCAAGTTCACGGCTCTTGTCGCTGATGGCGCGTTCGGCCTCCAGCTGCGCTTCACGGGCGCGGCGGGCCTGCTGGGTCGCCACGATATCGGCGTTGGCACTGGCCTCGGCGGCACTCTGGCGGCGGCGGGCGTCGGCCACTTCCGACTGCACCACCTTGATATTCAGCGAATTGAAGATCAGACCCAGATCGGTGAGTTCCTTGCTGCACGCCTTCCGGATGATGATGGCGAGCGGATCGTCGTCGTTCTCGGCGGCGTCGATGGCAGGAGCCGTCTGAATCGCCGGAACGCTGCGGGTGGGCGCGGTCTTGGCACTGAACAGCTGGTCATGCGTCAGCAGATTGATGGCCCGCCGCCCCGCCGATGACAGCAGATCGTTCAGAATCGCCATCTGGTCGGCTTCCGGCTTGGAGAAGAAGCGGTTGGCCGCCGTCTTGATCAGGGCGTCCGAATCGCCCACGCTGACGATGGCGCTCGCCAGCACACGCACCTTGATCGGGCGCGGAATGCCCGTATCGTCGATGTCGGCGGTCTGATCGGTGATGTCAAGATCGACATTGATCGCCTTGCTCGACAGCGTGGTTCCGGTGGTCAGCAGCGGCACTTCCAGCGACTTACCCGGCCCCCGGTAGATGACGGTGCTGCCCCGCAGCCAGCTGACCATACGAATGGTGCCCGCCTGCACATTTCGCAGAAAGCTGCTGACCAGCAGCGGAATCAGCACCAGCACCACGATCAGAACCACAGCGATCACCACAAAATTACTGACATCCATACACTTGCTCCTTTGAAAAGCTGACTTCGCTGATGAAGATGGAGGGTTCAGGAGGAAAACTGCTGAACCTGTGCAGCCCGGTTGCCAGCAGGAAAGCACTCGCCGACAGCCAGACGGCTTCTGACTGCGCCAGTTCACCCGCAGGACGCTGCTGCGACTGCTGCCGGTGTGTACTGAGATTGCCTGTACGTGTATTTGTCTGGGTTTTCTTCTGCTGGATTTTCTTCGACTAGGTTTTCTTCGGCTCAGACCACGCTCGACACCGTGCAGGCGCTGAGCTGTTCGTCGATGGCCTCGACGCGCACGGTATCGCCGCGCCGCACCTGGACGCCCTGTGCCTGCTCGCTGCGTTCCAGGGTGGCGAGCAGCTGACGAATCTCACCGTCGAATTCCAGGCGCACCAGCCCAGACCCGGCTCTATCGAAATCGGTCACGGCCTCGGCGCGGCTCATCACGGCGCTGCCCAGCGAGCGGGCCGGGCGCGACTGGAAGCGCATCAGGGCATTCCAGTACGGCAAAATCAGCAGGCCCTCGAAGGCCACGCTGCCCGCCGCCGACAGCGGCAGCGTCAGCACTTCAGGCAGGTGCAGCGGCAACCCGGTCAGCAACAGACCGCTCAGGCCAAATCCCAGCAGCAGGCTCAGCAGCACTCTG includes:
- a CDS encoding DUF6916 family protein, coding for MSEQPDWTTLAWWTPRVDQVFRLTATDAAPPAAGLELRLAEASGTPDQPRPFRLLFVAAPGLFLPQSIYRLYSADSESEAMDIFLVPLQPDSAGTKFEAIFN
- a CDS encoding protein-methionine-sulfoxide reductase heme-binding subunit MsrQ, with amino-acid sequence MARRSGALGWLGPAVVVGGLIPVIVMALDAGSGALGANPVQRVQLQTGVLTLALLLLSLACTPLRLVFGWTWPARIRKALGLLAFVYAALHFLVYLFDKGILNSDFGLQTILTDIVKRPFITAGFAALLLLVPLALTSFKGSVKRLGFARWTALHRLVYVAAALGVLHYWWGVKKDHTQPLIYAGVLLLLFAARWLWKKRKVTPRAKKRPVGGL